The genome window TGTGATCACTTGCACCCAAGTAACTACCCATGTAATGTTCAGGGATCAATTCCCGTTAGCCCCTCAGCATGAAGTCTGATATCGGGCTACCCGGAGTCTGTTATGGTCCATCAGGACTTTTGAGAGCAACCACCCATCACAAGGCATGGTTAGGAAATGGAGGAAGGGACCAGCCCGCTCCCGCCTCAGACAGGGCTGACTAGCACTACGGGGTCCAAAGACAAAGCGGCTCAGCCTGAGAgcgagggctgggcaggggggccaagCCCTTAACGAGGCTCTACGGGGCTGCGCCCCAGCGCCTCCCGTCCCGTGCCCGCCGAGGCTCGCAGGCCCCGCCGCTCGGCCGCTGCAGGGGAACTGGGGCCTCCGGCCCGGCTGCCCCGGCAGCAAggaggggcccagcccagcccccgagcGCTGCAGCCGCCCGCTCACCTGCTTCCCGCGCTCGGAGCAGGCCCCGCCGGCACAGCGGAAGGGGCCGCTTCCCAGGCGGACCAGGGCGGGGACGCTGTTCAGTGAGGCGCCGCCCGTCTCAGCCGGGCCGAGGTAGGTGGGTCCCGCTGCCCCACGGCGGGGGCTGCCGGGCCGGATCTCGGGGGCTGCCCTGCCTGGCAGTGGCAGGCGACGCGCTGCCTGAGGCGCCCGCTCCCGGACAGAGGCGCAGACGCTGCCCCAGCGCGGCCGGGCTGGCGCCGGAGGTCATAGCGCCCTTCCCCGTGGCACCTGGGCTGCAAATTGAACAAACTGGCCCGAGCAGGAGCCCTcgcctgggggcaggggcggagcccACACACTCTGCCATAGCGTCTTCCCTGACTCTGCTCCCTATAGAAACCCTGGCTCCCCAGACCTGCCAGTGGCTTCCCTATGGTGGCATAGCCACAGCTTGTCCTACCTAACCAGTGTTGCTAGATCAGTTAGCTTTTCTAGTCCTTATGGGTGTGCAGTAAAACCATGGGAacatggccgagcctgccccatCTTCCCCAgactgcagagagcctgaaacagtagTTCAGCAGGGTACCATTGTGCTGCTAACCCCCGTGTTAAAGGAGTGTGAAAGTAGAAAAAGGAAGACAAGTGCCAGCACTAGAAGATGAAGTAAAAGTCTATCTTTATGATGGGGTTTGCAAAGTTAGCCttaagattttcaaagacatTGAGCTGAGAGAAGGATTGTTTGGCCCATGACTTGCTATTTAAGTCTGCACAAGACCACAAAAGCTCAGGATCCCAAGTTCTCTTGTGTTGCATATGTTTAAAGTCAGCCCTGGTTGCTTCTGTAAGAGTTTTATTAGCGTCTGCCTCTATCTCACATGCAGCGTTCATCAGTGTTGGAGAGCAAAGAATGGCACATTTTCTTTCCCCCTGTGGCTAGCAGTTCTTGTTGCAGTTACAGTCTGatcaaaagccatgttgacttgtCCCCAAtatatgttcatctatgtgtctgttaattctgttctttactacagtttcaccagtttgcctggtactgcagttaggcttaccagcctctAATTCCCAGGATCGCCTCTGCGCCCTTGgcatcctccagtcatctggtacagaggccgatttaagcgataggttacatactacaggtagtagttccttcagaactcttgggtgaataccatctggccctggtgacttactactttaatttatcaatttgttccaaaaccacctctattgcCATCTCTGTTGAAAAATATTGAATGTGTTGCCCAAGTGGAGGTGTTTTCATACCTGAGTTGGACATTGTCCAGTCTGAATGCTCAGATATTGGTGTTTAACTCAGAATTATCTTAAACTTCTTCCCTATCCCCCAACATCCCTAATTATGTTTTGCCTCTTTAGATATATGCATGCTGCTGTCCTGTGTGCACCTGATTCGCCGACCTCTCCAGTGCATCCAACCTTTGCTTGTCTTGCCTTCACGCTCCTTCATGGATCTAAAAGCTCTAGTTTCCTCCTTGAATGACTTTGCTTCACTCTCTCTGGCTGAAAGCTGGGACAATGTAGGACTACTGGTAGAACCGAGCCCACCCCATACTGTGAGCACACTCTTCCTAACTAATGACCTTACAGAGGACGTAATGCAGGAGGCATTGCAGAAGAAGGCAGATCTTATCCTCTCTTACCACCCACCCATATTCCAAGCACTCAAGCGCATAACATGGAAAACCTGGAAAGAGCGTCTTGTGATCCGGGCTTTGGAAAACAGAGTTGGCATTTACTCTCCACACACAGCATATGATGCCATACCTCATGGAGTCAATAACTGGCTAGCCAAAGGACTTGGTGAGATACCCCTTTTTTAACTGATATTCAATTTAAATTACTCTTTATCAATACAGTGTAAGTCTATGAGGAACGTCTTTATCAATTTTCCCATGTGCTTATATGCAtgatttgaatttattttttaaaaagtgtattttgTCATACTTTTAAAGTAATCTAAATAATCATATGTTGGTAAAAAGTTccagatagttctagaaaccaaaGTTAATAAATTAAGTCTCTTATTTATCCACAGAGTAAGCTTTCCCACATTGCATGATAAATATGACTCAGCTCTGACCTAAGAGAGAACATTTAAGGCAGAATTTCCAAACTAGTCTGTGGACCACTGGCTGATCACATAATCTTGGATCTCATCCTTGTTTCCACCTTAGTGAAAAGATGGGAGATCATGATGAAGTACTTATTTTTATACCCAAAAAGGACAACATGTATATTTCACTGTCAGCTAAATATGTATACATTCTTCAATACTTTTATTTATGTGACCCTCATcacatggtatctgagcacccctAACCATTGATGGATTTCATCCTTGCAGCATGTCTGGGACATAGGGAAATATTATGGAATTGAGGCCCAGGACAGATTGTCACTTGTCCAAGATCAAACTGGAAATAGGGCATTTTTTTTCACAGgaagagtaattaactattggaaagAATTGATGAAGGGTTGTAggtgattctccatcactaacaatttttaaatcaagactggatgtttttctaaaagatacacacTAGGAGCTATATAAGggaggttctatggcctatgttatgtaggagactagatgatctcagtggtctcttctggccttggaatctataaatatGCAGGAAGCCTGTGAAGTGAGAACTGAACCTAGGTTTTCTGAGTCTTAGTTCAGTGCCTTGACCATCAGACTGTCCTTCCTACCAAGCAACTGTAAGCAATTGCTATAGGTATCACAGAGAGGTTACGTGATTGGGACTAAAAGGCAAAGTGTTCCACATGCTCATGAATGATAGGTGTTATTTAATTGGCCAAATGGGTCTCCATAAGGCACTCCAACCAGTACCCAGAGGCAAGTATGCTGACATTTAACACTAGACTAgaaaaagtacacctctaccccaatataatgcaacccgatataacatgaatttggatataatgcggtaaagcagtgctccggggggggctgtgcactccggcggatcaaagcaagttcgatataacgcagtgagattttttggctcccgaggacagcgttatatcgaggtagaggtgtactagaaaAATATATTGTAAGAAACAATCCTGCACCAGCCTCTGGGGGATGAGCCTTATTGGTCTTTTCCATCTGTAATTTCTATAGTTCTGTTATTAAGTGTATGAGAACAGAACCATTTGAGCACATTTGGTGTGTAACTTGACTACAACAGTTTAAGCCACAGATCACTGGATGTGCTCTAGTGTCTCCTGGATAAACCGTCTAGATTTGTATTCTTTACACTGAAAAATGGTTCAGGAATCACTGGTACTATATTTTCGGTAGTTGGCTTTCTGAGGcaggtgtttgtacagtacatctttgtgtttgtacagtacttagcACAATGGCCCCTAGACAATAACACAACACAATGCAAATAATATGTTAGTATTAGCCTACAGGTACTTAAAACAGATTCAGTCCATTGGAGACAGCATGGCTTAGGGGACCACTGTTGGAGTCAGGAGAAGTGGGTTCCAATTCTTTCTCTGCCATTGACTCATTTTGTGAcctgggacaagtcacttcacatctcagtgcttcagtttcctcatctgtgaaatggggataatagtgcttACCCACTTTATAAAGCACTTGAGATCTTTAGATTAAAAGCACTAGaaatgctattattattattatcatcatcaagcTGTTGAACAGGTTACTGTAGACCATAAAAATAAGTTGAGTCTTGTGTCTGACCATAAACCAGCCTTGCAAAATAATTATGGCAATTTACCAACCCAAGAACAAAATCTACTTTGCCCatagtggtgatgatgatgataaggAAAATAATAATGCTATTTTATTCACCGGTCACAAAAATAAAGTCTGCTGTGGTCGAGTGGACCAGTACAATTTTGCAAAGCTGTTAAATTTCTGTACTGCATGTTGTTTTCTCAGGTGTCTGTACCACTGTCCCACTACACCCATCAGTGGCTCCCAGCTACCCAACTGAGGGCACTCACCGAGTGGAATTCAGTGTGGACCATACTGAGCACCTGGAGACAATCCTATCTAGCATGCGAGGGATCCCAGAGATTTCATCTCTCATTACTCTCCCTGCCAGGTACTGTGCATGGCTCTCTGGTGTCTTCTTCTGTTGCTTTGAAAAGGGAAAGGTGCTTCTTAAGATACAAACTACAATAACGGGAAAGAATATACAGGTGACTATCTAAGGTCTGGATAAGATGTTATAACTTCTTATTGAAAGTTTTTACCATTGTGGGATAGTGGGCCTTTAAACTGGAGATCGAGATTATTTAACTATTATCAGTTTCTGTGGGAATTCTTCAGGCACTGGTTTTTGTGTTCATAGTTGGTGGACTTTTGGATGCATTTGATAATAAATCTGACTTCCTCAGGTACAGCCTTCTATGTCAGGACTTAATGAGGGAAGTTATTTAACTTTAAGTGCAGTGACCTCAATAAGGAGATGGTTAATGTGTCTGCAGAATGCGTGGGCCAACTGGTGTGTGGATGTAGTGGGAATAGCTTTTTGTATGAAACTGAACTTTACCTCCAGGTGGAAGCTGAAAAGTGGTCTTAGTGCCATAAGGAAAccttaaaaatctcattttcaaatccATTTCACAATTTATTTGGAGTGAGAAGAACTGACCGAGCAAGATGGGTggtttttccttttaaagaaGCCCTTTTTATTACCAAGTGTTGAAATTCCAATCTGCTTTTGTGAGAACAGTGAAAATAACCTTTGTGGAAAAAAATTTAAACATGGATGCTAATGGCATTAAGAGATCAAACAGAACATGTGACCCTTCTGTAGTGTTTCATTGGGCAGAAAGAATTGTGTTCAGTTTGCTCCACAAAGTCTAAATGTAATATTAAGTACAAACTGGGATTAAAGGATGGCTAGTAACTCAAGAAGTTACAGGTACCAGTCCAATTACAGAGATGGAAAGGAACAATTTTGTCATTCAGTTTGATGGGAACAGTATGGCTTAATTCCCTCATTCCCCTTAAGCTGTATGTTTCTTTTATAGTAGTGCGTTGGGCTGTTACCATGTCTCCTTTTTTCTCTTCTAGTTAATGGAATAACTATCCTTTCTATCACAGATTATGAAATTCTTTTTTCTTAGTAAACACCAAAAATGCTGTTGTTTCTCAGGGCTGAAGGTGAGGAGCAGACACGAGTCAGTTTGAACTGTACCCAGAAGGCGCTGCTGGAGGTGGTGGCATTATTGTCACGGAACACCCTTTATCACAAGACTGAAATAATGTTATTACAGAAGGTAACAGAATTCACATACCACTTTCTCTTTCCGTTAAGTTATTGCTTGTGAAAGGCACCAGGCTGATAGCCCTGGAAACAGAAATCCTCTACTCGCAGACCAGAAACAGCACTAGCAGCAGCAATGCAAGTTTCCTTGAGATGCCTCTATCAGTTTGCCTTAACACTGACCTTGAGGGACTTGAAAGCATTTACACTTTCTATATCTGTGAAAGTGGTTTTCTGTGACCTACAGTAGCACTTCAACCAGTATTTAGTGTAGATGTGGCCAATGTGTTACCTAGTCCTTTGGAATATCATATGTATCTTTCTTTTGCAAAGCACTCAGAAACTGACTTTCTATGTTTAATTATTCCTCCTGTACTCAGCATTGTGGTGTCTAGATGTCAGTTCCTGTTAGAGTAAAAGGTGATGTGAACAGCTGCAGTGAGCACATTCacagtaattttttaaaacttctacTTCTACGCAGCCTCTGCTTCCACATACTGGAATGGGACGCCTATGCACGCTGAGCGAGCCAGTCTCCCTGTCAGCCTTGACTGAACGAATCAAAAGCCACCTAAGGCTGCCTTACATACGCCTGGCGCTGGGAACGGGGAAGACATTAGGTAAACAAGTCCACAAGCATGTTTGATTTTTCCACTATAATTAATGCCCCATAAACACAAGAAGTGGGTGGGTGGAGTGGTTATTACTGGTGTATTATCTCTCATGTAGGACTGATATGCTTCCTAGAACCAGGTGGGTCTAAAGAAAAACTGGGAACTGGTTTTAGTAATTATTATACTACATAAattctagagcagggatcggcaacctttggcatggggcccatcagggtaatccgctggcgggccgcaagacattttgtttacattgaccgtccgcaggcacggccccatgcagctcccagtggctgccgtttgccattcctggccagtgggagctgcgggaggcggcagccagcacatccctgctgcctgccacttcccgcagctcccattggccgggaacagcaaaccgcagccacttgGAGATGctggggggccgtgcctgtggatggtcaacataaacaaaatgtctcgcagcctgccagcggattaccctgacgggctgcatgccaaaggttgctgacccctgctctagaagacTCCTTTTCTAATATAGTCTGAATTTTAACAGTGAATTTTGTGTTACACTGGTTATCACTGTGAGGGAGAGAGCACATAAACAGCATGAGTTATCTTTTTCCATGAGTTATACAATAGCACCTCCTGTTGAGGCCAAATGATATTTATACAATTGCTTTAAACATGCCTAAAAAtcctaaataataagcaatttactacatccaaacagtaacaaaacattaaGCATTTGATTAAGATGCTTACAAGCGAGCTAATCCCAGGGCTGCTTAGACCCATATTGGTTGACTTCAACGTGGTTGGGCAGAtattagcaatgaaccctttaagAATTTACTTTTTATACCCTTTCACAAACAAATGACGGTCATTGCCAATTACCGACTTTAGGTAAAAGCCAATTGAGACAATTTACcctcattttcagttttaaattagGTAAG of Chrysemys picta bellii isolate R12L10 chromosome 11, ASM1138683v2, whole genome shotgun sequence contains these proteins:
- the NIF3L1 gene encoding NIF3-like protein 1, coding for MLLSCVHLIRRPLQCIQPLLVLPSRSFMDLKALVSSLNDFASLSLAESWDNVGLLVEPSPPHTVSTLFLTNDLTEDVMQEALQKKADLILSYHPPIFQALKRITWKTWKERLVIRALENRVGIYSPHTAYDAIPHGVNNWLAKGLGVCTTVPLHPSVAPSYPTEGTHRVEFSVDHTEHLETILSSMRGIPEISSLITLPARAEGEEQTRVSLNCTQKALLEVVALLSRNTLYHKTEIMLLQKPLLPHTGMGRLCTLSEPVSLSALTERIKSHLRLPYIRLALGTGKTLEANVKVAAVCAGSGNSVLQGVEADLYLTGEMSHHEVLDAVAKGISVILCEHSNTERGFLSELRDMLATHLENKITIIVSESDRDPLRVV